A stretch of Arachis hypogaea cultivar Tifrunner chromosome 15, arahy.Tifrunner.gnm2.J5K5, whole genome shotgun sequence DNA encodes these proteins:
- the LOC112748757 gene encoding uncharacterized protein, with product MKDMLRACVLDQPGSWDRYTDQRRKPLEFDVGEHVFPTPTTGIGRAIKTKKLNSRFIGPMEVLRQYGPVAYQVALPSHLSNLHDVFHVSQLRKYTSDAAHVLKPELVKLRENLTFQVTSVRIDD from the coding sequence ATGAAAGATATGCTAAGGGCGTGTGTCTTGGATCAACCGGGAAGTTGGGACCGTTATACGGATCAGAGAAGGAAACCGTTGGAATTTGATGTGGGCGAGCATGTATTTCCGACTCCGACAACTGGGATTGGAAGGGCCATTAAGACCAAGAAGCTAAATTCGAGATTCATTGGACCAATGGAGGTTCTGAGGCAATACGGGCCGGTGGCATATCAAGTAGCTTTGCCGTCTCACttgtctaacttgcatgacgtattccacgtgtcacaactcCGTAAGTACACATCGGATGCAGCTCATGTGTTAAAGCCCGAGTTGGTCAAGTTGAGGGAGAACTTGACATTTCAAGTAACATCGGTGCGTATTGACGACTAG